From a single Thermoleophilia bacterium genomic region:
- a CDS encoding aldo/keto reductase, whose translation MQYRSLGDTGFKPSALGFGTMRLPILRDDDGRPDYTNIDRASATAMLRRAIDGGVNYVDTAWMYHGETSEGWLAEALRDGYREKVKIADKMPVWHVNKPTDFDRILDIQRERLQAECIDFYLLHSLDATNWRHVLEQRQMAAAERALSDGRIGHLGFSFHGQPDVFMEILAATDLWQFCQIQLNYMDEEFQAGRRGLEAAAARGLGVVVMEPLRGGALVDDLPPAVRTIWDEAPVHRSPSEWALQWLWSIPEVSCVLSGMSTMQQVEENLQAADRSHPGLLSREEIATVGRVRDAYRDLSPIACTACRYCLPCPQGVAIPEVLALYNDARRYGNVARQRLTYSWMRESERAANCTACRTCEERCPQTIPISDWMAQIEDELGAG comes from the coding sequence ATGCAGTATAGGTCGCTTGGAGATACGGGCTTCAAACCCTCGGCGCTCGGCTTCGGAACCATGCGTCTGCCGATTCTGCGTGACGACGACGGTCGCCCAGACTACACGAACATCGATCGCGCATCGGCCACGGCGATGCTCCGTCGTGCGATCGACGGCGGTGTGAACTACGTCGACACGGCGTGGATGTATCACGGTGAGACGTCAGAAGGATGGCTCGCCGAGGCGCTGCGCGACGGCTATCGCGAGAAGGTGAAGATCGCCGACAAGATGCCGGTCTGGCATGTCAACAAGCCCACCGATTTCGATCGCATCCTCGACATCCAGCGTGAGCGCCTCCAGGCTGAGTGCATCGACTTCTACCTGCTGCACAGTCTCGACGCGACCAACTGGAGGCATGTGCTGGAACAGCGGCAAATGGCTGCCGCGGAGCGCGCACTGAGCGACGGGCGCATCGGTCATCTCGGGTTCAGCTTCCACGGTCAACCCGACGTGTTCATGGAGATTCTCGCCGCGACCGATCTCTGGCAGTTCTGCCAGATCCAGCTCAACTATATGGATGAAGAGTTTCAAGCCGGGCGGCGCGGCCTGGAGGCGGCCGCCGCCCGCGGCTTGGGCGTCGTTGTGATGGAGCCGCTGCGCGGCGGCGCACTTGTCGACGACCTTCCGCCGGCAGTTCGGACTATCTGGGATGAGGCGCCGGTTCATCGTTCGCCGTCCGAGTGGGCGTTACAGTGGCTATGGAGCATACCCGAGGTCTCGTGTGTGCTCAGCGGGATGAGCACGATGCAGCAGGTTGAGGAGAATCTTCAGGCCGCGGACCGGTCGCATCCGGGACTGCTCAGTCGAGAGGAGATCGCGACCGTTGGCCGCGTGCGCGACGCTTATCGCGACCTCAGTCCCATCGCGTGCACGGCCTGCCGGTACTGCTTGCCGTGCCCGCAGGGCGTCGCCATCCCCGAGGTGCTGGCGCTCTACAACGACGCTCGCCGTTACGGAAACGTCGCTCGCCAGCGCTTGACCTACTCGTGGATGCGCGAGAGCGAGCGAGCCGCCAACTGCACGGCGTGTCGCACATGCGAAGAGCGCTGCCCGCAGACCATCCCCATCAGCGACTGGATGGCGCAGATAGAGGACGAGTTGGGCGCCGGATAG
- a CDS encoding ABC transporter ATP-binding protein → MSILQLRDLTLDLGGKRILNGVSAEFWQGHVHALIGPNGAGKSTLANTIMGVPGYTEFGGDIIFDGESLHGVPVDERARRGITLAWQEPARFEGLRMDRFIAAGAKTKTREAVADALERVGLDPGRYLSRKVDKTLSGGERKRVELASILAMQPRLVLMDEPDSGIDVEALQRIFDVLADFKAMDTTVIMITHSMTVLEHAEHAFLLCNGRVLDKGSVDKISGYFAGHCIPCNHENAPSPAEAMLSS, encoded by the coding sequence ATGAGCATCCTCCAGTTGCGCGACCTCACCCTAGACTTGGGCGGCAAGCGTATCCTCAACGGTGTCTCGGCTGAGTTCTGGCAGGGTCACGTGCACGCGCTGATCGGCCCCAACGGAGCCGGGAAGTCCACACTCGCCAACACCATAATGGGCGTGCCGGGCTACACGGAGTTCGGCGGCGACATCATCTTCGACGGAGAATCCCTGCACGGCGTACCCGTGGATGAGCGAGCCCGGCGGGGCATCACATTGGCATGGCAGGAGCCGGCGCGCTTTGAGGGCCTGCGCATGGACCGCTTCATCGCCGCCGGAGCCAAGACCAAGACGCGTGAGGCAGTCGCTGACGCGCTCGAGCGCGTCGGGCTCGACCCAGGACGGTATCTGTCCCGCAAAGTCGACAAGACGCTCTCAGGCGGCGAGCGTAAGAGAGTCGAGCTCGCTTCCATCCTCGCAATGCAGCCCCGACTTGTGCTCATGGACGAACCGGATTCGGGCATAGACGTCGAGGCTCTGCAACGCATCTTCGACGTGCTTGCCGACTTCAAGGCCATGGATACAACCGTCATCATGATCACGCACAGCATGACGGTGCTGGAGCACGCTGAGCACGCCTTCCTGCTCTGCAACGGTCGCGTACTCGACAAAGGCTCAGTGGACAAGATCAGTGGCTACTTCGCCGGCCACTGCATCCCCTGCAATCACGAGAACGCCCCCAGCCCCGCAGAGGCAATGCTGTCCTCATGA
- the hisG gene encoding ATP phosphoribosyltransferase, with product MTLKLGLPKGSLQNATFDLLRRAGYKVSVAERSYYPAIDDANISCMLVRAQEMARYVEDGALDCGLTGHDWVVENNSDVHAVCDLVYAKQSFGRVRWVLAVPEASTIQSVKDLEGKTVATELVGATKRWLDANDVTAKVEFSWGATEAKLPQLADAIVEVTETGSSLRANKLRIVETILESSTQFIANKAAWADPVKRGQIEDMVMLLQGAIAALDKVGLMLNVKSSDLDRVLGVLPALRNPTVSHLSDEGWLAVNTIVEERVVRHIIPRLKEAGAEGIVEFPLNKIVM from the coding sequence ATGACACTGAAGCTGGGACTGCCCAAAGGAAGCCTCCAGAACGCCACTTTCGATCTCTTGCGTCGGGCTGGCTACAAAGTGTCAGTGGCCGAGCGCTCATACTACCCCGCGATCGACGATGCCAACATCTCGTGCATGCTCGTGCGAGCACAGGAGATGGCACGATATGTCGAGGATGGCGCACTAGATTGCGGTCTCACCGGTCATGACTGGGTCGTCGAGAACAACTCCGACGTGCACGCTGTCTGCGATCTCGTGTATGCGAAGCAGAGCTTCGGTCGCGTGCGCTGGGTCCTTGCCGTTCCCGAAGCGTCCACGATCCAATCCGTGAAGGATCTCGAGGGAAAGACCGTCGCGACCGAGCTCGTCGGCGCCACGAAACGCTGGCTCGATGCCAACGATGTCACAGCCAAAGTGGAGTTCAGCTGGGGAGCCACGGAGGCCAAGCTGCCACAACTCGCCGACGCCATCGTCGAGGTCACCGAGACCGGATCGTCGCTGCGAGCCAACAAGCTTCGCATCGTCGAGACAATTCTCGAGTCCTCGACGCAGTTCATCGCCAACAAGGCGGCTTGGGCAGATCCAGTCAAGCGCGGACAGATCGAAGACATGGTCATGCTCCTGCAGGGAGCCATCGCCGCGCTGGACAAGGTGGGTCTGATGCTGAACGTGAAGTCGTCAGACCTCGACAGGGTGCTGGGCGTCCTCCCCGCGCTCCGCAATCCGACGGTCTCGCACCTCAGCGACGAGGGATGGCTTGCCGTCAACACCATTGTCGAGGAGCGCGTCGTGCGTCACATCATTCCGCGTCTCAAAGAGGCCGGCGCCGAAGGGATCGTCGAGTTCCCGCTCAATAAGATCGTCATGTGA
- a CDS encoding OsmC family protein has translation MEMKVHFPENLRVDAEYKGFTIHTDQPVAGGGDGSAPAPFDLFVASIGTCAGIFMLSFMKQRGIDPQGSGLTLMTERDPGTGMISRVNIALHLPAGFPEKYEAAIVRAVDQCSVKRHIHQPPEFAVATVRNSAS, from the coding sequence ATGGAGATGAAGGTCCACTTCCCGGAGAACCTCCGCGTGGACGCCGAGTACAAGGGGTTCACTATACACACTGACCAGCCGGTCGCCGGGGGCGGCGATGGCAGCGCTCCAGCACCGTTCGACCTCTTTGTCGCCTCGATCGGTACGTGCGCCGGCATCTTCATGCTCTCTTTCATGAAGCAACGCGGCATCGATCCACAAGGATCGGGCCTGACTCTGATGACCGAGCGTGATCCCGGGACCGGCATGATCAGTCGTGTGAACATTGCTCTGCACCTTCCGGCGGGGTTCCCTGAGAAGTACGAGGCAGCCATCGTTCGCGCTGTCGATCAGTGCTCCGTCAAGCGGCACATCCATCAGCCTCCCGAGTTCGCCGTGGCAACGGTTCGCAATTCAGCGAGCTGA
- a CDS encoding SufD family Fe-S cluster assembly protein, producing MSDVETARALLASLGEFGAHVTGDDVAHLEVHGNEVVGAHLVPGLEMDVDEREDGVEAHIRLKEGVRIARPVHLCFGLLPTEGKQHIAMHVDVEPNSFVSVQAHCTFPSAVDITHSMDAVVRIAPGATYEYFERHLHGPEGGVFVVPKTRVQLGEGSRFKTEFELIKGQAGVIDFDYDATCDANSTLDMVARIIGRGHDRITIRESGHLQGEGARAVLKTYMALRDQARAEVYNTLTASAPYARGHVDCKEIVQGEAVAKAVPIVEVNHPLAHVTHEAAIGSVDSKQLQTLMTRGLNEEEATDLIVEGLLS from the coding sequence ATGAGCGACGTCGAGACCGCCAGAGCCCTCCTCGCCTCTCTGGGTGAGTTCGGTGCCCACGTCACGGGCGACGACGTCGCTCATCTCGAGGTGCATGGCAACGAAGTGGTCGGCGCCCATCTCGTGCCGGGCCTCGAGATGGATGTCGACGAGCGCGAGGACGGCGTCGAGGCTCACATTCGCCTGAAGGAGGGCGTGCGCATTGCACGACCGGTGCATCTCTGTTTTGGCCTGCTGCCGACCGAAGGCAAGCAGCACATCGCCATGCACGTGGACGTGGAGCCCAACTCATTTGTCTCCGTACAAGCCCATTGCACCTTCCCCAGCGCGGTCGACATCACACACTCCATGGATGCCGTCGTGCGTATTGCGCCGGGAGCCACGTACGAGTATTTCGAGCGCCACTTGCACGGACCGGAGGGCGGCGTCTTCGTCGTCCCAAAGACACGTGTGCAACTCGGTGAGGGCTCGCGCTTCAAGACGGAGTTTGAGCTCATCAAGGGCCAGGCCGGCGTCATCGACTTCGACTACGACGCTACTTGTGACGCCAACAGCACCCTCGACATGGTGGCCCGCATCATTGGCCGTGGCCATGATCGAATCACGATCCGGGAGAGCGGCCATCTCCAGGGCGAGGGCGCGCGCGCTGTACTCAAGACCTACATGGCGCTGCGCGATCAGGCTCGGGCCGAGGTCTACAACACATTGACAGCCTCGGCCCCCTACGCTCGCGGCCATGTCGACTGCAAGGAGATCGTGCAAGGCGAGGCCGTCGCCAAAGCCGTCCCTATCGTAGAGGTGAACCATCCGCTCGCCCATGTCACGCACGAAGCCGCCATCGGTTCGGTAGATTCCAAGCAGCTCCAGACTCTCATGACTCGCGGCCTCAACGAAGAGGAAGCCACCGATCTAATCGTTGAGGGTCTCCTCAGCTAG
- a CDS encoding DUF429 domain-containing protein: protein MEDSPLVVGIDVAASRPSVVVALQGDRRRLDVVAWREVDEREPGDRARCFQWLETLAPVAVAVAAAQRPRRATAESPARVADAQLLRRRIAVTPAPTRAQAERGGPRTAHIQTGWAYFRDLRGYGFESPAANVLPGALGQAPSALEVYPHAGFVTLLGGTPPSKATREGLRLRVATLRRLGVRWDEYYDAASLDALMAAFTAWRFVQGLATSLGDDRQGRVWLPVTASDLRDTYAPLSSSAARDALASIQPR, encoded by the coding sequence GTGGAAGACTCTCCTCTCGTGGTCGGGATCGACGTGGCCGCAAGTCGGCCGTCTGTGGTCGTCGCGCTGCAGGGCGATCGGCGGCGACTGGATGTCGTCGCTTGGCGCGAGGTCGACGAACGAGAACCCGGTGATCGTGCCCGCTGCTTCCAGTGGCTCGAGACGCTCGCTCCCGTGGCGGTTGCCGTGGCCGCTGCTCAGCGCCCTCGACGGGCAACTGCCGAGTCGCCGGCGCGGGTTGCCGATGCACAGCTGCTGCGTCGGCGGATCGCCGTGACGCCGGCTCCCACACGTGCGCAGGCCGAGCGGGGAGGTCCACGGACGGCACACATCCAAACAGGATGGGCGTACTTCAGGGACCTGCGTGGCTATGGGTTTGAGTCTCCCGCGGCGAACGTCCTGCCGGGAGCACTCGGTCAGGCGCCTTCGGCTCTCGAGGTCTACCCGCACGCGGGGTTCGTGACCCTGCTCGGCGGCACGCCGCCCTCCAAGGCAACCCGCGAGGGCCTGCGGCTGCGCGTCGCAACCCTTCGGCGACTCGGAGTGCGCTGGGACGAGTACTACGACGCGGCCTCGCTCGACGCACTCATGGCGGCGTTCACCGCGTGGCGCTTCGTGCAGGGACTGGCGACCTCGCTGGGCGATGATCGGCAGGGGCGCGTGTGGCTCCCCGTTACGGCGTCGGATCTGCGCGACACATACGCGCCGCTCTCTTCTTCCGCGGCGCGCGATGCTCTGGCGAGCATTCAGCCGCGCTGA